The genome window CCCTCAGTCTCCTATCCTGCTCTATTctcctttaaatcagtggtccccaacccccgggccatttggtactggtctgcagagaaagaataaataacttacaagaataaataacttacattatttcctttttatttatattaagtctgaacgatgttttatttttaaaaatgaccagattccctgttacatctgtctaagactcactcttgacgcttgtcttggtcatgtgatacatttatctgtcccaccctaaaggccggtccatgaaaatattttctgacattaaaccggtccgtggcccaaaaaaggttggggaccactgctttaaatcaCGCACCCCTGCTGATGTTCCCTTTTTTTTGGTGTACTTGTtgattctctctccctgcccctggaaTACAAGCTCTACGGCAGCATTTGTCTATCTTGCTCACCTGAGGAAATTCATGGTTTGGGCCCCAGCAGTCTGTGACTACTGAACAATACCTGCTTGGTATGGAGGCACCATGGTACACGCAGCCTTTCCAGATTTCAAGGATCAAAGGGAAGACTGAAAGGTATTTACAAATTCCAAAATGTTCAGCTCTAGTTCCCTACATCCTTGGGACCTGAAACAGCGcccggcacatagtaggtgctcagtgaatagCCACACAACAAGCAAAGAAATACGTCAGATGCTGGGAGGAATTTTACCTCAGAGCTTCTACCTCACCCACTCCAAACTGGGAAACCTGGTATTTTGGGTGAAAATACAACAATTACATTTCCTAAAATGCTGCTGGAAGCCCTGAGAGATGGTGCCTCAGGCTGGGCACCCTAGGGTCAGGACAGGGGCCATTTGTATCTGTGAGTCCTTACCTTTCCTTGGTAGCCACTGAGGCTGGCgtaggggctggggctggggcagcagctggggTGGGCACGGCAATGGTTGGAAGCTCCTCAGAGGTTGGCTTGTTGCTGACAGTGTCCTGGGGCGCAGGGGCTGGGAACAGGCCTGACACGTTGAAGTTGATGTCTGCAGGTAGAAGGGAGTGGGCCTTGGCTTTCAGAGTGTCTGCCAGCCCCCCTTCTCAGCCAGTGCCAGACCGCTTTCCCTTTTCCCTGACACTGGACCATGTTttgccttcccctcccacagaagCCTCACAACAATCCCTTAAAGCAGGCAGcagcatccccattttacagatgagaaattgaGCCTCAGAGTGGAGAAGCAATTTTATCCAGGCCTCATGGGGTGTGTAATGGGTGGCCAGGGACTGAAGCTAGTCTGGTGGGTACCAAGTTGGGCACAGAGGGCACAAAGGGGCATGTGTACATGGGTAGGAGTCTCACCTCCAGGGAAGAGGGTGTCTGCATTTTGTATCAGAGCCTCCACAACACCCACCACCTGGATGGATGACACTGAGGCTGCATCCAGCTGGGCCTGGTCCCTGGGACAAAAGGAAGTGACAGTGAGTTATCATTTAGCAAAGTCTAAGTGGCCCCAACAATCACTCAGTCACATCAAGTCCCTGTTCTTAAAAGCTCACAGACACCGTGGAGAGCAAACATGTCGCTCACACACGACAGGCATCAGCAGCTGGTCATGGCTCCTGTCCTCACAGTTCTTGGACCTAGGTAGCCTCTACCAAAGAACTGTATTCGGCAAATGGATGGTCTCCTTTTGCCATCCATAGCCAGGTGAATGACGACCCTTCACAGATGACAGCACTTTACAGTTTATAAGGCTTTTCTCCTTTTGTTATCTCACTTAATTCCCAAAGTAAAAATCCTCAGACCTTGAATAATTTCtaatttacagacaaggaaatggAGGTTGAGAGAGTGACTTCCTAAGGCCGTCTCTGGTGGAGGTGGGGCTAGAACCAGATCTTGGGTAGCCAGCCTACCAAGCAGCCCACAGCTACCATTACTCAGAGTGCTCCAAAGCCCTCAGGGGTCCAGGATCCCTTCGGGCTGTCCTTCAGCCTTGAGAATATGAGCTGCGCAACTCATTCTAaggatgaggaaaccgaggcccaggaGAAAGACAACAGAGTTGGGGTGGGAACTGCCACCTTTCCCCCACCCATGCTCCTCACCCTTCTTtctcagggggccacagcaggTTGGGCCCCAGGACGATGGCGATGTTGCTGGGTGTCATCTTGTTCACCTCCTGCTCCTCGGCCAGACGTGCCAGGAACTTCATTAGGTACCTGGGAAGGCGGGAGGTGGGCTTGGCTAGGGGCACAGCATCAGGCCACAGACATCCATCAGCAGCCCCCAGACCAGAGACTTTCCTAGGCTGGGTTTTCCAAAGTGTGGCAGAGACAGTACATGGgctagttttaaaaattgtactaaattagcctgaccaggcggtggtacagtggatagagcgtcagactggaatgcagaggacccaggtttgagaccccgaggtcgccagcttgagcgcaggctcatctggtttgagcaaaaagcccaccaagcttgaacccaaggtcgctggctccagcaaggggttactcggtctgctgaaggcccgcagtcaaggcacatatgagaaagcaatcaatgaacaactaaggtgttgcaacgtgcaatgaaaaactaatgattgatgcttctcatctctctccgttcctgtctgtctgtccctgtctatccctctttctgactcactctctgtctctgtcaaaaaaataaaaataaataaataaaattaaataaataaataaataatcgtaaaaaaaaaattgtactaaaTTAGCTGACTTATTGAGCGCCACCTCTGTATCAGGCACTGAGCTAAGTTTACAgggtagggattttttttttttaagattttatttattgatttttagagaggagagagacaaagagaaatggggtagcgggggggggggggggagaggcatcaactcatagtagttgcttcccatatgtgcctggagtggcaaggccagggttttgaactggtgaccttagcgttccaggttgaatgctctacccactgcaccaccacagttcaggtggGAGGGACTGTTAATGCTCTGCATTTTCCAGCCTAGGTACAGAGAGGCCAATTTACCTGCTTGGGACCATGCAATGACAGAGGTGGGATTTGAAACCAGGTGgtgtaacttcttttttttagactttattcattttagagaggagagagagggggacagagacagagagtgagagagagagaagggaggaaggagcaggaagcctcaattcccatatgtgccctgaccaggtaagccctgaattttgaatcggtgacctcaatgttccaggctTTATCCACCACACCATAGTGTAGTCAGGCTGATAGTGTAGCTTTAAAGGTTCAAGATACATGTTTAATTCAATGTCTAGTAAAAATATGActagtgccctggctggatagcttggttgattagagcctTGTCTGGGTTTGTGCAGAGGTTTCCGGTttaatcaccagtcagggcatattcaggaacagatcgatgttcctgtctctttctccctttctctctagtcaataaataaatatttaaaagaaaaaaacccatgaCTAGTACAATGCTTgttttggcagcacatatatGAAAATTTGAACGACacagattagcatggcccctgtgcaaaGACAACATGCAAATTTTGAAgtgttccatattttaaaaatataatttaaaaatatatgaccaGTACACCTAAGACATACATCTGAAATATTGCTTAGGACAAGGAGGCAGGACTGAAACCCAGGCCCCAGAATCTCAGCAGGGCCTGGCTCCGGGGAGGCCTGGGCCAGCGTGGGGCTCACCTGAGGTTACCGAGGTTCTCCTGGGGCAGGCGACTGCATACCTCTTGGAGGGCCTCCAGCCGGGCTCCGGGCTCCttaaggctggggagggggacagaccTGGTGAACCAGCTGAGGGTAGCACCACTACAGCTTCCTCTCCCCCAGGACCCCTACACCCAACCTCACCTGGCTGCCCTCATCCAGTCGTCATAGAGGTCAAAGGTCATGAGGGGCTCCGGCAGCTCCCGCAGGTAGGACTTGAGGGCTCCTGAAGTGGTGGTGTAAGCTCAGTCACAGCCAAGCCTCCACCTTCACCCCAGTACCCAGCTCTCTCCATCTGTTAGGATTCGTTAGGCCCTGTTCACACTAACACATCTAGGTCTATCCTTTCTTGGGCCATGGGCCCTTTAAACAGAATAAAGACTAGTGGTCTTTCTCAGAAAAGCATACGTACATTTCAGGAGAGTCAACACAAACCCTACTTTAAGGACCCCTATGTCTCCTCAGCAGATTACCAGGCCTTGAACCAAACTATTATGGGATCATTCAGGTATCTGGTGAAGGGATTTGGAGGATGCCCCACCCAGGGCTCCTTGTAGTGGGTACCTGCCATGGCGTGGGGATCAGAGCAGAACTCCTGCAGGCTGCGTGGGTCCGAGGCCATTGTCTGCTTGAGGCGCTTCAGCACTGAGGCCCCAGCAGCGAGGCGGAAGAGGCCCTGGGGTGTGAGAAGGACCAGGTGGGGTCATGGAGGGGTGGCTGGGACAGGACACCCTGGTCGGGCTACCCTGCCTCACTCCTGGCTTGAGGTAGGTGGCTGGCTGCACCCCCACTCTGGCAGACAGAGTGGGCACCAGTGCCCATGGATCCTCTCAACTCATCAAGTCTTGGATTCTGGGCAAAGGGGGAAGTCTGGGAGGGGTTGGGAAGAGCAGGAAAAGAAGCATCTGGTTAGGagtagaagggagaaagggggccCTGAAGGATTGTGGGAGCCTCAGTCTTTTGAGTAGTTTTGCCTCCTAAGGGTCTGTCCTCAAGAAAGGAGCCAATGGACTAGCAACACTGAGGCACAAAGCACGGATGAGGGCAGTGTGCGGCAGTGACTGCACCCCAGTCCCTGACTTCATCGGCACCTTCTCATGGGCCACTGAGCATGTCTACCTCTTGACCTCCATCTCCCCTTGTGAAAGGAGCAACAGGGCTCCCTCCAAAGGTTACTGGGATAATTCAATGGACAATTAAATTCCTCAATGCAAAGGGCTTACAGCACAAGCGCCTGGCCCACGGGAACATCACCAAGTGGAGGTGGTAGCACTGCAGCAACACGAGGCTGTGCCTTCTCCTGGGACTAGTGCTTGAAGGGTGGGATTACGGGAACAGTACAGGCAGCATGGGGGAAGTCTGGGACGACTGAGGGCCCCAGTGctcccaccccacctgccccAGTGGGTCCCACCTCTTCCTTCACGCCCTCAGAGAGCAACATCAGGACACAGGCTTCAATGGGCAGGGCAATGTCCCGGCCCAGCTCTTGCAGGTGAGCTCCCAGTGACACCCCATACACCCTGGAGAAGGGGGCGGCCGTCATCGAGGGGGAGGGGTCTGCAGGGATGAGACAGATCAGTGGCCCAGGTTCCTCCCACTTGTGGAAAGCCAGGGGCACCCCCCAAGATATCCTCAAATGACTATTGCTTTGGCTAACAGTACCACCCCCACCTGACCATCCATGCCACACATCCTGAAATCATCCAACACATCTCTCAAATCTGATCACTTCCACTGCTTCCACCCCAGTCCAGGCCACCACCTCTTCCCTTCTGCCTCCTAACAGGTCTCCTGGCTCCAGTTCTGTCCCTGCTCCCATTCCATCCTCCATGCAGCAGCCAGCACAATCTTTCTACCACAAATCTAATCGAGCCCTCCCCTGCTCAGAACTCATGTGTGGCTCCCTATTGCCTTTCAGGATAGAGTTCAAGCTTCTTAACATGCCTAAGCATGTGGGGGTCAGGAGTGTGGGGTCATGGCCCATCTGTGTCCCCACCTGCTTGGCCGTGGTTCTCCTTCAGCTCAGCCAGGGCTGTGTCCAGTGAGCTCAGAGACTTGCGATGGTAATCAGCCTGAATCTCCATGAGCTGTGAGGGTAAAGGGGCACCCCAGGGGAAATCAGGGTACTGAGCCTCCCTCCAGGTCTGTAAGAGCAGATCCTTCCCTCCCACCATCTCACAGAGACCCCCTGGCTCTGGTGTCTACCCCTGAGCTCTGGATGGCTGGAGACCAGTCTTGGACTCACGTTTATAAAATAGTTGGCATATGTGTCCTCCTTGGTGGCAAAGTGGTACAGGTCGGCCAAATACTCATCCttggggacagagaggggagggcttATATCAGCAAGGCTAGGGTCCAGAGGgtaagctgaggctcagaggagttaGTAACTGGCGCAAACTGTATGCCAGttcttctctctctgccaagGTTTGTACTTGGGGACAGCTCACTGGAAACCCCTTGAACTTCTGAGGAGCTTTTACAGCTTCTAGTCCTCACCGCCATCTCCCTACactcttagcacagtgccttgtGTCATGcaccattcattcattaactCGCCTAGCAAACACTCCAAGACCCAGCGAGCCCCAACTCTGCTGCTTCCTACTTATGTGGCCCTGACAAGTCTCATCACCTCTATGAgcttgtttccttatctgtgaaatgaggacaaTGCCTACCCTTGCCACCCCCACACATCCAGGTAACCCCGAGTGCCCCCTCACCTTGCACTGCTCCACTTTCCtcttcagctcctcctcctcttccttcagcGTCTCCACTTTGTTGGCTGTGGTGGTATGGCTGTAATTGCCTGGGCCGCCACCTAGGCTGTGACCGCTGCCTGAGTTCTTAGCTGCCTGGCTGAGCCTGGGGATGATTATAAGGTGGGCTCGTCACTGTCCCCATTGCATGTCCGGAGCCAAGTGTCCTCTCCAGATGCCTAACCACACAGGATTCCGGGATTTATAGCTGCAAATCCTAGAGCTCCACTGGGCCTGGGCTGTGAGTGCTTGGGGGCGCCACCTGGTGGTAGACTTGGTGGTCACAACCCACTCCAGAGTACAGGGTTGCAGTCTGCCATCAGGGATCTTGGAGGATTATTTAGGGTTATCTTAGGCTGTGAGGTCACCCCTAGCTGGCACGagcaggtacacacacacatgcacagagacACCTTCACATGTAACATAACCATGTGCATTCCTAAGGGCCAGATGTGTGTACAAGTACACACTCTGTACCCAGTGGGCCCTGCAGTGTCCTATTGTAGGAAGGGCCTTGAAGCTATGCGGCCACCCCTATGGGCTGATCTAGGTATGGACCCCACCCCGATGCTGTGGTTCCCACCTGCTCTTGAGGGTATTCCAGTCGGATACCAGCTTCTGCAGGCTTTTCTTGTGCTTGAGGATGGCTGGCAGCTCCTCCTAGGGGCAGGCATGGGAGGGAGGGGATGAGTGGGCTGGGGAGCTGGGGGTTAGAGACTGGGGAAGCTGGGGGTAGGGTAAGGTCACCTCGCTCAGCCTGCTGAGCGGCTGCAGGACATCCTTCTCCAAGGTCATCTCAAACTCAGCTAGGATGCGAGCCAGCTGGTTCTGAATGGCACAGCTCATCTCCAAGGCCTTCCTGTGGACATAGCACCCAGTGGACCCAGGCTCCTACAGCCCAGCCCCTTGCCTTGATTTGGAAGCTGGggcttcctctctccccaccacctCCTGCCCCTTCTATCTGTCCTTCATCCTCACTGAGCCCGACACCCTCCCAGGCCTGGCTGCCCTCACTGACCTGGACCCTGTCCCCAGCCCAGACACTGCCCCCAGCCTGCCTGGTCATCTTTCCAGTGTGGCTGCCCTCCCTGGCCTGTACCCCCTCTGACCCCAGATCCCTCCTTGGCCTCTCCAGATGAAGGCTAAGGCCCCTGTCTGTGCTCACCCCATGCTGGAATCAGGGTCCAGCTCCTTGAAGCTCTCAGCCATCGTGGTGGACAGAGCCATGAGGGGAAGTTTTTTCTGCAGGGAAGGCAGGGCCAGCTGTGAGCTTAAGTGCCTGTGCTTGCCTGCTGGGCCTCCCTTCACCTGCTCATGATGTGTCTCTTGGGGGCAGAACCCCACCAAGGCACTGGGCATGAACAGGGGAGGGAACCCAGGAGGGTCACAGTCACGGGTGAGAGTGGAAGTAGGATAATGACAAGGCATGGTAAGGGTGACCTTTCCTTGAGACCATGTAAAAGCTCTGACCATGTTGGGGGCCCTTGCTGCTGCCCCCCCAACAGGGCACCTGGAACCCAAGATGTCCTTTTCCTGCTCCCAAAAACCACTTTACTGGGGTGGAAGGAATGATCAAATCCCAATACAGACTAGAAACCTAAGAACAAAGGGGCATGGAGtgtgccaaggtcacacagctggaggAAGACTGGAGGAGCTGGGAATCAGAGTGGCCTCTCCCCAGGCCCAGGGCGCATGTGTCTGATACAGCGGCTGTGAGTCTCAAACCTTCCAGGGCACCTATAGCTCCTTTCCCCCAGAGGTCTGGCCACACTGAATTGTTGACTGGTTCCAAAACATGCCCGACCCATTCCCACCTAGAGTTACAGAGAGCACCAGCTTTGGTCAGATGGGTCTCGCTTCAaatctgccacttactagcttgtGTGACACTGAGTGAGTCACTCTACCTCTCTTAAGTCTCTCTTTCCTCAGCTGTACCAGTGCTAAAGAAGGCAGCCGCCTCCCCACATTGCTGTCAGCACTGAGTGGGGCAACGCAGTGTGACACATCTTAGCAACAGACTAACAGTCTGTAAGTGCTGATTGTTGATTAATACCAGTGAGTAGCATTCAAAATCCGGCTCAAATGCCAATTCCTTCAAGAAGCCCTCAGAGACCACCCTAGTTGAGAGGGCCAACTCTATTCTAAGGGCTGATTGGACAGAGATGTTCAGGTGCAGTCAGAGGACTGGCCTTAGCTCAGATGATTGGTGCAGAAGGGGGCGGGAACAAGAACAGGATGGGGAAGACATAGGGCCTCATGCGTGGGGTGCCGGAGGGCCCTGGGGCAGAGCAGTGTTCATCCCCTTGGGGCCAGAGGCTCAGACTGGCAGGGAGAAGAACCCAGCCCACCCTCATTCCCTTACTCCCCCATTAGACAGAGGTGTCCTGGCCAGGCCCACTCCACCCTAGGACCCCCACTCACCACCCGCTTATCCATATCTGCCCCGCTTTGGCCCTGCAAACAGGCTTGCAGTCGCTTATGGACATTTTGGGCTGCTCGCTTGGCTGGCTCCAGCCGCTGCTCCACCTGAGAGGGGACATGGGGAGGGGTAGTTATGGATCCTGGAAGGTTGttgtcccccctccccactgcttTGTTTTTCCCCAGAGCAGGAACCACCTATGTCTTCCCTCTTCCTGGGGACCCAATGGCCAACAGCC of Saccopteryx bilineata isolate mSacBil1 chromosome 1, mSacBil1_pri_phased_curated, whole genome shotgun sequence contains these proteins:
- the SH3BP1 gene encoding SH3 domain-binding protein 1 isoform X2, coding for MPGPAAGGKVEQRLEPAKRAAQNVHKRLQACLQGQSGADMDKRVKKLPLMALSTTMAESFKELDPDSSMGKALEMSCAIQNQLARILAEFEMTLEKDVLQPLSRLSEEELPAILKHKKSLQKLVSDWNTLKSRLSQAAKNSGSGHSLGGGPGNYSHTTTANKVETLKEEEEELKRKVEQCKDEYLADLYHFATKEDTYANYFINLMEIQADYHRKSLSSLDTALAELKENHGQADPSPSMTAAPFSRVYGVSLGAHLQELGRDIALPIEACVLMLLSEGVKEEGLFRLAAGASVLKRLKQTMASDPRSLQEFCSDPHAMAGALKSYLRELPEPLMTFDLYDDWMRAASLKEPGARLEALQEVCSRLPQENLGNLRYLMKFLARLAEEQEVNKMTPSNIAIVLGPNLLWPPEKEGDQAQLDAASVSSIQVVGVVEALIQNADTLFPGDINFNVSGLFPAPAPQDTVSNKPTSEELPTIAVPTPAAAPAPAPTPASVATKERTESEAPPRPASPKISRSSPEAATPAEDMARRTKRPAPARPTMPPPQVSSTRCSPPAPSLPPGSGSPVTPRALPRRLVGSSLRAPTVPPPLPPIPPQPARRQSRRSPASPSQTSPGPASPSPVSLSMPTQVDLGVATEDGGTPEAVGRTPTPTAVPPQPRPRSLASETE
- the SH3BP1 gene encoding SH3 domain-binding protein 1 isoform X1; translation: MMKRQLHRMRQLAHTGSLGRTPETAEFLGEDLQQVEQRLEPAKRAAQNVHKRLQACLQGQSGADMDKRVKKLPLMALSTTMAESFKELDPDSSMGKALEMSCAIQNQLARILAEFEMTLEKDVLQPLSRLSEEELPAILKHKKSLQKLVSDWNTLKSRLSQAAKNSGSGHSLGGGPGNYSHTTTANKVETLKEEEEELKRKVEQCKDEYLADLYHFATKEDTYANYFINLMEIQADYHRKSLSSLDTALAELKENHGQADPSPSMTAAPFSRVYGVSLGAHLQELGRDIALPIEACVLMLLSEGVKEEGLFRLAAGASVLKRLKQTMASDPRSLQEFCSDPHAMAGALKSYLRELPEPLMTFDLYDDWMRAASLKEPGARLEALQEVCSRLPQENLGNLRYLMKFLARLAEEQEVNKMTPSNIAIVLGPNLLWPPEKEGDQAQLDAASVSSIQVVGVVEALIQNADTLFPGDINFNVSGLFPAPAPQDTVSNKPTSEELPTIAVPTPAAAPAPAPTPASVATKERTESEAPPRPASPKISRSSPEAATPAEDMARRTKRPAPARPTMPPPQVSSTRCSPPAPSLPPGSGSPVTPRALPRRLVGSSLRAPTVPPPLPPIPPQPARRQSRRSPASPSQTSPGPASPSPVSLSMPTQVDLGVATEDGGTPEAVGRTPTPTAVPPQPRPRSLASETE